In Pleurocapsa sp. PCC 7319, the following are encoded in one genomic region:
- the accA gene encoding acetyl-CoA carboxylase carboxyl transferase subunit alpha, with protein sequence MPNTKRKTFLLDFEKPLCELESRIEQIKTLAEENQVDVSAEITQLEMRADQLRQEIFSTLTPAQRLQLARHPRRPSTLDYVQAISDEWLELHGDRGGYDDPALVGGVARIDGRPVVIIGHQKGRDTKDNVARNFGMAFPGGYRKALRLMQHANKFEMPILTFIDTPGAWSGVEAEKLGQGEAIAYNLRQMFSFEVPIVCTVIGEGGSGGALGIGVADRLLMLEHSVYTVASPEACAAILWKDATKSDRAAAALKITSWDLKELGLIDQIVPEPSSGAHANPVEAATKLKEIIGENLEQLWQMTPQQRKDLRYDKFRNMGKFDTVAG encoded by the coding sequence ATGCCCAATACTAAGCGCAAAACTTTTTTATTAGATTTTGAAAAACCTCTTTGTGAGTTAGAGTCGAGGATTGAGCAAATCAAAACCCTGGCAGAAGAAAATCAAGTAGATGTTTCTGCCGAAATAACTCAACTAGAAATGAGGGCGGACCAACTACGTCAAGAAATTTTCAGTACCTTAACTCCTGCTCAAAGACTTCAGTTAGCGCGCCATCCTCGTAGACCGAGCACATTAGATTATGTGCAAGCTATTAGTGATGAGTGGTTAGAATTACATGGCGATCGCGGTGGCTATGACGATCCTGCTTTGGTGGGAGGCGTTGCTCGTATTGACGGTCGCCCAGTAGTGATAATTGGACACCAAAAGGGCAGAGATACTAAAGATAATGTGGCGCGTAACTTTGGTATGGCTTTCCCTGGAGGTTATCGTAAGGCTCTTAGGTTAATGCAGCACGCCAACAAATTTGAGATGCCCATTTTGACTTTTATTGATACTCCTGGAGCCTGGTCAGGAGTAGAAGCCGAAAAACTTGGTCAGGGAGAAGCGATCGCCTATAATTTAAGGCAAATGTTTAGTTTTGAGGTTCCCATTGTTTGTACCGTAATTGGTGAGGGGGGCTCAGGGGGAGCATTAGGTATTGGTGTCGCAGATCGTCTTCTAATGTTAGAACACTCTGTTTATACCGTTGCTAGCCCTGAAGCCTGCGCCGCAATTCTTTGGAAAGATGCTACTAAATCAGATAGAGCTGCTGCTGCCTTAAAAATTACTTCTTGGGACTTAAAAGAATTAGGCTTAATCGATCAAATAGTTCCCGAACCAAGCAGCGGTGCCCACGCTAACCCTGTAGAGGCAGCTACTAAATTGAAAGAGATTATTGGGGAAAATTTAGAACAATTGTGGCAGATGACCCCTCAACAAAGAAAAGATTTGCGCTACGATAAGTTTCGTAATATGGGAAAGTTTGACACAGTAGCAGGATAG